A DNA window from Borrelia sp. HM contains the following coding sequences:
- a CDS encoding STAS domain-containing protein, which translates to MIYKPAGELVVNNIFKVKEDLLNIFKEMKEKETLIINLANVEKVDVTFIQILYAANKYAKDKNLFVKIEYPSDEVLSSLIYGGFLSDIEDIDNLDLGCNLIKF; encoded by the coding sequence ATGATTTATAAGCCAGCAGGGGAACTTGTAGTAAATAATATTTTTAAGGTTAAAGAAGACCTTTTAAATATTTTCAAAGAAATGAAAGAAAAAGAGACATTAATTATTAATCTTGCAAATGTAGAAAAAGTGGATGTTACTTTTATACAAATTTTGTATGCTGCCAATAAATATGCTAAAGATAAAAATCTGTTTGTAAAGATAGAATATCCATCTGATGAAGTTTTAAGTTCATTAATATATGGTGGATTTTTAAGTGATATTGAAGATATTGATAATTTAGATTTAGGGTGTAATTTAATTAAATTTTAG
- the crr gene encoding PTS glucose transporter subunit IIA: protein MGFLNFFKKAATLDLMAPVSGKVISIDGVPDEAFAEKIVGDGIAIMPTGNELVAPCDGNIGKIFKTNHAFSLETKEGIEIFVHFGINTLNLNGKGFTRVAEEGMSVKKGDIIIRLDLEYLKTHAESVVTPVVIANSDEVSSIEYVFGRLDDGSEYTLLSSIALTEEIKNKISQTKFVEAGKDVVLRIKK, encoded by the coding sequence ATGGGATTTTTAAATTTTTTTAAAAAGGCAGCTACTCTAGATTTAATGGCGCCTGTTAGTGGTAAGGTTATTTCAATTGACGGGGTTCCAGATGAAGCTTTTGCTGAAAAAATAGTTGGAGATGGAATTGCTATTATGCCAACTGGAAACGAGTTAGTTGCACCTTGTGATGGTAATATTGGTAAAATTTTTAAAACCAATCATGCTTTTAGTCTTGAAACTAAAGAAGGTATTGAAATTTTTGTACACTTTGGCATTAATACTCTTAATTTGAATGGAAAGGGATTTACAAGGGTTGCTGAAGAGGGTATGAGTGTAAAAAAGGGAGATATTATTATTAGGCTTGATCTTGAATATTTAAAGACTCATGCTGAATCAGTAGTTACTCCTGTTGTTATTGCAAATTCTGATGAAGTTTCAAGCATTGAATATGTGTTTGGAAGACTTGATGATGGTTCTGAATATACATTACTTTCTTCTATTGCTTTAACTGAGGAAATTAAAAACAAGATATCTCAAACTAAGTTTGTTGAAGCAGGTAAAGATGTAGTGCTTAGAATTAAAAAGTAA
- the gnd gene encoding decarboxylating NADP(+)-dependent phosphogluconate dehydrogenase, with protein MDIGIYGLGVMGSNLALNIADNGFNVSVYNRDNDRTEIFITSNAHKKINGFKDIKAFIGSLKKPRKIILMISSFAVDEVIKQILPLVEKFDIIIDGGNSHYKDTMRREQELSSYDIYFIGLGMSGGESGARSGPSLMYGGSKKVYELIEPILNKIAAKTSSGDICSDYVGENGAGHYVKMVHNGIEYADMQLIGEAYFFMKRAFNLDNLRISEVFEKWGEGDLSSYLMEITSKILKYKENNEYLLDKILDVANQKGTGKWLSIEAFHLNVPANLIFESVFARFLSGLKHERVIASDILKMDLDLIKFDLSDWILDLYYALLVTKILAYSQGFMMLKTASANYAWDLNLGKISLIWREGCIIKSVFLDKIKLAYDKNPHLINLLFDDYFLDIIRKHHKSLRRVVSQASKIGIPLPAFYASLSFLDSYSTNYLPANLIQAQRDFFGSHSFERIDSKRGEFFHSTWK; from the coding sequence ATGGATATTGGTATTTATGGACTAGGAGTTATGGGCAGTAATTTGGCATTAAATATTGCTGATAATGGTTTTAATGTTTCTGTTTATAATAGAGATAATGATAGGACAGAGATTTTTATTACAAGTAATGCTCATAAAAAGATTAATGGATTTAAAGATATTAAGGCTTTTATTGGGAGTTTAAAAAAGCCCAGAAAAATTATTTTGATGATATCAAGCTTTGCTGTTGATGAAGTTATTAAACAAATTTTACCTTTAGTTGAAAAATTCGATATTATTATTGATGGTGGAAATTCTCATTATAAGGATACTATGAGAAGGGAGCAAGAACTATCCTCTTATGATATTTATTTTATTGGACTTGGAATGTCAGGAGGTGAGAGTGGTGCGCGATCTGGACCTTCTTTGATGTATGGTGGGAGTAAAAAGGTTTATGAATTAATTGAGCCTATTTTGAATAAGATAGCTGCAAAGACAAGTTCAGGAGATATTTGTTCTGATTATGTTGGTGAGAATGGGGCTGGTCATTATGTCAAGATGGTTCATAATGGAATTGAATATGCAGATATGCAGCTCATTGGCGAAGCATATTTTTTTATGAAGAGAGCTTTTAATTTAGATAATTTAAGAATTTCTGAGGTATTTGAAAAGTGGGGAGAAGGAGACCTTTCTAGTTATTTGATGGAAATAACATCAAAAATTTTAAAATATAAGGAAAATAATGAATATTTACTTGATAAGATTTTGGATGTTGCAAATCAAAAAGGAACAGGAAAGTGGTTATCAATTGAGGCTTTTCATCTAAATGTGCCTGCAAATTTGATTTTTGAATCTGTATTTGCAAGGTTTTTATCTGGATTGAAGCATGAGAGAGTAATTGCTAGTGACATTCTTAAAATGGATTTAGATTTAATTAAATTCGATCTTAGTGATTGGATTTTGGATCTTTATTATGCTCTTTTAGTTACAAAAATATTAGCTTATTCTCAAGGGTTTATGATGCTTAAGACTGCTTCTGCTAATTATGCTTGGGATTTAAATTTGGGAAAAATTTCTTTGATTTGGAGAGAGGGTTGCATAATTAAAAGTGTTTTTTTAGATAAGATTAAATTGGCTTATGATAAAAACCCACATCTTATTAATTTACTTTTTGATGATTATTTTTTAGATATAATAAGAAAACACCATAAATCTTTAAGGCGCGTAGTTTCTCAAGCTAGTAAAATAGGCATTCCACTCCCAGCATTTTATGCAAGTCTTTCTTTTCTAGATTCTTATTCTACTAATTACTTGCCAGCCAACTTAATTCAGGCTCAAAGAGATTTTTTTGGTTCGCATAGTTTTGAAAGGATTGATTCTAAGAGAGGTGAATTTTTCCATAGTACTTGGAAATAA
- a CDS encoding DUF3996 domain-containing protein: protein MKQLVLIVILTLGIWVNSFGRSSYLDRKIGFGGSIGNPILNYIMSFPFIDLEIGYGGTNGINMSGSKLKSKKYNFNVFILSAIDLIFTIPLIEKLSLGTGIGVHIHISSYKSNFQNMETGFGFRIPIAILYDLTTKVEIGAKIAPSIEFVSNAKSIAYHYIYAGLKTNIVGGIFVKYYI from the coding sequence ATGAAACAATTAGTGCTAATAGTAATACTAACGTTAGGTATATGGGTTAATTCATTTGGAAGAAGTTCATACTTAGATAGAAAAATAGGATTTGGAGGAAGCATTGGCAATCCTATATTAAACTACATTATGTCATTTCCATTTATTGATCTTGAAATAGGCTATGGAGGAACCAATGGTATTAATATGTCAGGCTCCAAACTCAAATCAAAAAAATATAATTTTAATGTGTTTATACTCTCAGCTATAGACCTGATATTTACAATACCATTGATAGAAAAATTATCTCTTGGAACAGGGATTGGTGTACATATACACATATCATCGTACAAATCAAACTTTCAAAACATGGAAACAGGATTTGGATTTAGAATTCCAATAGCTATTTTATATGATCTAACAACAAAAGTAGAAATAGGAGCTAAAATAGCCCCTTCAATAGAGTTTGTGTCAAATGCAAAATCTATTGCATATCATTACATATATGCAGGACTTAAAACAAATATCGTAGGTGGAATATTCGTTAAATATTATATTTAA
- a CDS encoding chemotaxis protein CheW: protein MELKTNVQDKLKLSQYLLFSLDELYAIEIKYVVEVLEYTRISKIPRTPDYMAGIINNRGKIVPIIDIRKQFGMEDRKVNDDGIKKNKNVSISNIIILTLIYEGNELNLGILVDYVNEVLELNPFDIDDAPKLGTGFNSRFISGIGRNNNRFIIILDIENLFDIKELSKFKNTTVNHSDYD, encoded by the coding sequence ATGGAATTAAAAACCAATGTACAAGATAAGTTAAAGTTAAGTCAATATCTTTTATTTAGTTTAGATGAACTTTATGCGATTGAGATTAAGTATGTTGTTGAAGTATTGGAGTATACTAGAATATCAAAAATACCAAGGACCCCTGATTATATGGCAGGAATAATTAATAATAGAGGTAAAATAGTACCGATAATTGATATTAGAAAACAATTTGGTATGGAAGATCGTAAAGTTAATGATGATGGAATTAAAAAGAATAAAAACGTTAGTATTTCAAATATAATTATATTAACTTTGATATATGAAGGAAATGAATTAAATCTTGGAATTCTAGTAGATTATGTTAATGAGGTTCTTGAATTAAATCCATTTGATATTGATGATGCTCCAAAGCTTGGTACTGGATTTAATTCAAGGTTTATATCTGGGATTGGTAGAAATAATAATAGGTTTATTATTATTCTTGATATAGAAAATCTATTTGATATTAAAGAACTCTCAAAGTTTAAAAATACTACAGTCAATCACTCTGATTATGATTAA
- a CDS encoding DUF3996 domain-containing protein: MIKKHTLILIMSMLLSKYAFANLESTITKLKSTTITNIKSTTHNLESTTRGNFGIGILLPFPIVLEFNIWNFDVDLGIYSGANNLFEDWKTFFFAIDYIFSTNNNFAGTDILDFSVGCGSYGTIWLSQWEKNHTTNGPVSLGARLPLILNLAITKKKFDVFLKLAPGLGINIWSQKVGFRWEIFAALGIRFWFK, translated from the coding sequence ATGATAAAAAAGCATACACTCATTCTAATAATGTCCATGCTATTATCAAAATATGCTTTTGCAAATCTAGAATCAACAATTACAAAGCTAAAGTCAACGACAATAACAAATATCAAATCAACAACTCATAATCTAGAATCAACAACCAGAGGTAATTTCGGCATAGGAATCTTACTACCATTCCCAATTGTTTTAGAATTCAATATTTGGAATTTTGATGTAGATCTTGGTATCTACAGTGGAGCAAATAACCTTTTTGAGGATTGGAAAACTTTCTTTTTTGCAATAGATTATATATTTTCTACAAACAATAACTTTGCAGGGACAGATATCTTAGATTTTTCTGTTGGATGTGGTAGTTATGGGACAATATGGCTATCACAATGGGAAAAGAACCATACAACTAATGGACCAGTAAGTCTAGGGGCAAGATTACCATTGATCTTGAACCTTGCAATAACCAAAAAAAAATTTGATGTATTTTTAAAATTAGCACCTGGCCTTGGAATCAATATTTGGAGCCAAAAAGTTGGATTTAGATGGGAAATATTTGCAGCACTGGGAATACGTTTTTGGTTTAAATAA
- the htpG gene encoding molecular chaperone HtpG — MKKNFDTEVNDLLYLIIHSLYSHKEIFLRELISNASDAIDKLKFLNLTDEKFKNIKLDPKIEISFNEKTITIKDNGIGMNQEDLINHLGTIAKSGTKEFINNLKKDEKKDASLIGQFGVGFYSAFIVAEKVEVITKKALEEVAYIWSSDGKTGYEIDKAEKNEIGTEIILYLNEEGTEYNNKWKLQETIKKYSNHISYPIFIKYTEPLMKDGKQEGLEEKEDKINDTTAIWIKNKNEITDEEYNEFYKNLTFDYENPLIHIHTKAEGSIEYTNLFYVPSKAPYDLYYPNPKPGVKLFINRIFITDSADSLLPNYLRFIKGIIDCQDLPLNVSREILQQNKILSKIKASSVKKILSELEKLSENNPSKFNEFSKEFGRCLKEGVYSDFDNRNKLVSLIRFKSSHIDGFVSLKEYKDRMPENQKSIYYITGGKENILRINPIVTAYKEKGYETLIMDDELDEAILNFITEYDGIKLKAINKNETSDELKDENFKQMEEQFKDILNKVKEILKNHVKDVSLSATLTQEPSAIIIDSTDPTYQMQKIMISMGQEVKETKPILELNPNNKIIQNLKNLDDENLEKISIILFEEAMITSGLPNKNPSQFIKIINEIVEKTI; from the coding sequence ATGAAAAAAAATTTTGACACAGAAGTTAATGATTTGCTTTACTTAATCATACATTCTCTTTACTCTCATAAAGAAATATTTTTAAGAGAATTAATATCAAACGCTTCTGATGCAATTGACAAACTTAAATTTTTAAACTTAACAGATGAAAAATTTAAAAATATCAAATTAGATCCAAAAATAGAAATAAGCTTCAATGAGAAAACTATTACAATAAAAGATAATGGAATTGGAATGAACCAAGAAGACCTAATTAATCATCTTGGTACAATTGCAAAATCAGGAACAAAAGAATTTATAAATAACTTAAAAAAAGACGAAAAAAAAGATGCAAGTTTAATTGGACAATTTGGAGTTGGATTTTACAGTGCTTTTATTGTAGCAGAAAAAGTCGAGGTTATAACAAAAAAAGCCTTAGAAGAAGTTGCCTATATTTGGTCTAGTGACGGAAAAACAGGATATGAAATAGACAAAGCAGAAAAAAATGAAATTGGAACTGAAATAATTCTTTATCTAAATGAAGAAGGAACTGAATACAATAATAAATGGAAACTTCAAGAAACTATCAAAAAATATTCAAATCACATTAGTTATCCTATTTTTATTAAGTACACAGAACCTTTAATGAAAGATGGAAAACAAGAAGGATTGGAAGAAAAAGAAGACAAAATAAATGATACTACAGCAATTTGGATAAAAAATAAAAATGAAATCACTGATGAAGAGTACAACGAATTTTATAAAAACTTAACCTTTGATTATGAAAATCCATTAATACATATTCATACAAAAGCCGAAGGGAGTATTGAATACACAAACCTTTTTTATGTTCCAAGTAAAGCTCCCTATGATCTATATTATCCAAACCCTAAACCCGGTGTAAAGCTATTTATAAACAGAATCTTTATTACAGATTCTGCAGACAGTTTACTACCAAATTACTTAAGGTTCATAAAGGGTATAATAGATTGTCAAGACTTGCCCCTAAATGTAAGTAGAGAAATTTTACAGCAAAACAAAATATTATCTAAAATCAAAGCATCTTCTGTAAAGAAAATACTAAGCGAACTTGAAAAGCTAAGCGAAAACAATCCTTCCAAATTTAATGAATTCTCTAAAGAATTTGGAAGATGTTTAAAAGAAGGAGTTTATTCAGATTTTGATAACAGAAATAAGCTTGTATCCTTAATTAGATTTAAATCTTCTCATATAGATGGCTTTGTATCATTAAAAGAATATAAAGATAGAATGCCTGAGAACCAAAAAAGTATTTATTATATAACTGGTGGTAAAGAAAATATACTTAGAATTAATCCGATAGTAACTGCTTATAAAGAAAAGGGATATGAAACTCTTATAATGGACGATGAACTTGATGAGGCAATTTTAAACTTCATCACAGAATACGATGGAATAAAATTAAAAGCAATAAACAAAAACGAAACAAGCGATGAATTAAAAGATGAAAATTTCAAACAAATGGAAGAACAATTTAAAGATATTCTAAATAAAGTAAAAGAAATACTTAAAAATCATGTCAAAGATGTATCACTCTCAGCAACTCTAACACAAGAACCATCAGCAATAATTATTGACAGCACTGATCCCACTTATCAAATGCAAAAAATCATGATATCAATGGGACAAGAAGTTAAAGAAACAAAGCCTATCCTTGAGCTTAATCCAAACAATAAAATCATTCAAAACCTAAAAAATCTAGATGATGAAAATTTGGAAAAAATAAGCATTATCCTTTTTGAAGAAGCAATGATAACTTCAGGTTTGCCAAATAAAAATCCAAGTCAATTCATAAAAATTATAAATGAAATAGTAGAAAAAACTATATAA